tttttattttttaactgattttgtgtaaagcactttgaattgcccagttgctaaaatgtgctatacaaataaagctgccttgccttgccttgccttgttcTTTCTCCTGCTGCATGGGTTGTTCTCTTGCTGACTGTCTGTATGCATGACTGGCTGTTTTAATGGATCGCTTAtgtaggattaaaaaaaaaggtctagGTTTCTAGGTCCATGGGAGTAGCGGGATTTGCACTTTCAAGTGTTTCCACTACACCAAACATTGTCACAGGGCCTGATCTGCATGAGCAACAGGCCAATTTATTAGAGTTACTTCACTGAGAACATTTTGATCTTTCACAATGGAAAAAGCacacatgtaaataataaaatgaatgatggctgaattccattaaGCTGCTTCAGTTTTAGTGTCCTGGGATTGTGCATGCAGCAATCCCAGCTAAAGGCAACCTTGTTTAAATAGATGAAGTTTGTTTACTTTCTTATCCTAAGTGTTTTATTGAGCTTGAACCTAAGATACTTGGGCATGTaaatacttttgtgtgtgtgtggttgtgtgtgagtgtgttaacATTAGATTTTTTGTTCCCTGACATAAATTAAAGCACAAGTATTATTACGGGATCCATTCTAATGTTTCTGTTCTGTGGGCCTAATTTGAATCCGTGCCCAAATTTTGCATACCAcagctgtaaataattaatttatcatGTTGAGAATTTAAACAGTGGACCATCTCCTCACCGCAAATCTCCGCCCACAGCTTTCATTGCCACAGCAACCGCAGCAGTCATTGTTCTTCAGACCCAGGAAGACCAGAGCCGGAAAGATCATCTGTTGCCCAAACACACCccaagttcacacacacacacacacacacacacacacacacacgcacacatgcacagacaaacacatctATAAAACAGTCATGCATCAttgaaagatgctaaaatcacATACATCATTCTACACATTGCTTTAAACTGATACATAGATTTGCAACATTTTCCAGGTAAAGGAAACATGTATTAGTTTGATTAATGGATCTTTTAATAATGTCCTTGTTTAAGACAAAATCTTGAATATCTAGGTTCTGCTGATCAGATagaacaagcaatttgaaggcCTGCACCTTTGGATCTGGATTAACGggcattttaaatgttgctaTTTTTCTGACTGATTTTATAGAATAAACAATGAGAAAATTAACTGAGGaaataattggcagattaatctatgatgaaaataattgttgaatTAATGAAGTTTTGGTTTGTTATTCTTAAACTATTGTGTTCATGagtccacacagacacacagatttCATCATGATGACAAAATACCCCATGCGTCGTGCTTAAGTAGCAACATATTAAATTTGAAAACTAGAAATTTATCTTCAGGGATGATAAAAACAGCTGATTTCACGCAGTGAGCATCCATTGTTTTACCAACTGTGAGTGTTGAAATTTGAACATACTCACCAGCCCTCCAGATCCCAGAATGCCTCCAAAGTACCAGACTTGCTCTGTGATGTGTTGACTTTCGACAGATGTTCCACCGGGGAAGAAGAGCAGGATgttacacagcacacacacaatcgcCAGAGGCATCAGACTGATCCCCAGACACTTGGCAAAGCCACCTGAACACATTTTGGCACTGATGCTTCAACCTCCTCTACTAGTAACAACTCCTAAAATGATCTCAGTTGATCTTTcaactgaattaaattaaaactgtcAAAGCAAGGATCCAAGTCATGAGAATAATATCACTCCACCTGTTGGCTTTTCTGGCTAAATATTAGGCCTATTTATTCCCAGTTGCAGCCAACACCTCCTAACAGTTTTTTCAAAAAGCTCTGTCCACCTTTACTGAATCTTCTGAATGAGCCTGTCTGCCTCACCTGTCCTGTTTCTTATTTGGTTGATGGTATATCTATGCTTTTATAACCCAACCCACACCTACTGCTCCACTTATATAGCAGCCATAATATGGCAGACACACAATGTGGGATTATAACTGTGTGCAAACACACGCACCatgacacaagggttaatgttctaccatgtgttttgtgtacatGGAGAGTAAAGGGGAAGTGACAGACAGTTGGTCGATACGGCGGAGCCCTCATGGCTGATCTGTACCTAGCGCTGGTTTAGTCAGTAACTAACAAAACAGACTGTTTCATCAGTTAGATTGGTTCTAATCTGTTGTTCAACTCTGGATAATTTCTCATAAATAATGTTTCAGAGAAGGAAGACAGGATTTTGAGCAACGCCTTTACCATAGTTGTAACTAACTTGGCTAATGAAGGGGTTTCAACTGTATACCCTATAAACTTGAGTTAACATggattgataaaaaataaagacatccATCATAAAAATCATTGATTTTGAAACGTTTATAATCCTATTTGATCTTTGTGacttgaaaaagacaaacacctGTAACCAAATGAGTCTTGAATCTCTCAATCATTAATCTCATTAGTctctataataataaaaaaactctttCCACCCCTCTCCCAGACTGCTCACTTTACTGTTATCTGGACAAATACCTTACTGTAAAATAGCTTctaatgctttttttgtccCCTTGTTCTATAGAAATCATCAGAAATATAAATTCCCATATATTCTTTTATAGATTGGAATGACAGATCCTTGAAATTCGTACATCCCAAATGTAGATTGTCTTGCTCTCAGACCTTGGATTTTAGTTTAAGGGGGTGTGACGACCCTGGGCCTGTGAACTGTGGTTTGGCTTGTCAACTTGCAGGTATGGCGGAGGCGATAATGAGATGACTGGGAGCACCTGACTCGTCCCCCCAGGCTAATAACCCCACCTGCCCCGAGCACAATCCTCCTCCCGCGGAGCAGCATGAGtactttgtttagtttttccCTTTGTTAAAATCTGCACCCCACATTATAATTTGTTATACATTGAGACACATCCACTGCATCCATAGACCCTCAGTCATAACTGATAATGACAATCACACCTAATATTTCTCTTGTTTGCAGTAGGCCCATTATCtaataaatgtcactttatcaTTGTTACGTTGTGTATCTCCCTCTTTTGTTGGGGCCCCTGAGCTGGTCGTAACGGGGAGATTTGCATGTTATTCAAATGCATCAATTATAGTGGTTATGtatatttgactgttttttatttatattttttggtagacatgaaatgggagatgacatgcagcagggTAGAGTCAAACCTGTAGCCGCTGCGTCGAAGAATAAAACCTCTACATacgggcgcctgctctaccagatgagctacccaggcgccatATTAGACTATATGAACTCATGCATATTAATTCAATAGGAACAGTTGTTTTTAGTGTCAAACAGGCAAAACAAATATCATCGAGTAATACTGCGTTCCAGAAACAGTTTTAAGCACGTAAGTTACAACTTCAAGTCGCGACTCCCAATTTGGTAgcgttccaggcaaagtcacaACATTTAGCTAGCGGCTACCTGACGTTGATGTTAGCTAGAGTTAGCTGATACTAGCGATTTCTAGTCGGCGACATATTTGGGCTTCATTTATTGAACATGACCTGTAGTAGTACAAAActgtctttgtattgttttgattataatgtgaaaaaaattactttatgtTGCCTATATGTCTAGTTCTCTGTTAGTCACGGGTGTCTGTAGAGCATCAACAGGGGTCGCCATTGTTGTTCGAGTGTGACGTCAAAAACTGTGACTGGGATCTGGAACAAGTTCACGGGTAAATTACGGGTTTGACTATCGTTCCAGGGCAGTTTCACGGGTAGAAGGTTGTAAAAACACGGGTTACGGGTTGCCTGGAACCCAGCACTGTCCAAACTGCACCCACGTAAGGGACCCGCCCTTCAACATCGTTAACGGAACCCGATTTGTACAGGTCCCCTGACCAGTCGGGTATCCTAaccttaaagcaacactagttAATTGTTTGTAACTTAAATTAacgtttccaaaatcgtttcggTAGTTCATCAATTCGTAAAAACCGTCTCTGATGGTATCCATAACGGTCTATGATAGCGAGTTTCTGGTGGGCCACATTACAATCTCTTACTCATCTCTTTCCACCATAATCCCCTTTGAATTATGGCCTGGAGATACAATGGGAATATCAACCTAGAATAAAAAACTTGTGCGGGATTTACATATATCAGTTTTCAATATGCCAACTGTAATCTATTTAAACATGAATCCTTACTGCTACTGAAACATCAGCATCCAGTGATGTAATCTGTCATTCCCTTCTCTGCTGCCGTCCTAGTTGAGCCAAACTCAATCGATACCGGAGTAACCGATCGGTTTAACTTTtgccttgttgttgttggtgccaATTACAGACGCTGAAGCAAAAGCGTAATGGAGACCGAATTGCCTTTCTCATCTCGTCGCTCACCTGTGGTGTGTTTCCACGGCTGCGTGGCGTCCAGCCAGCCGCTAGCTTCCAGTATAGGAGTCGGTGAGTGACAAAAGTTAACATGGAGACATTGGGACACTGAGAGTGTCTCAAATTTAGAACGTTACCTCGAAAACCTTAAAATTTAGTCTACTCTACGTTTGCAAAGTATAAAAAGGGGATAGTGAGAATTATTGATTAGTAATTCTGCTGTTGGTGACCAAATATGTAGCAAATTCACCTGTAACATGCTCAGGgtcatatgtgtgtatacagtatgtgtttgtgtccagaCATCCTGAAGCGCGGGGGTAATGCAGCAGACGCTGCGGTTGCCATTGCAGCAGCGCTCGCAGTAACAGAGCCGTTCAGCACCGGTCCAGGTGGAGACGCGTTCTGCTTGTTCTACAGTGGAGAAACTGGAGAGATCCGAGGCATTAATGGCAGGTAAAAATGATTCATTCGCAACTGTTGGTATCTTCATGAAATAGAATGATTAACTGTGCCTCTCTCGGTGTCCTCAGTGGTCGTTCGCCCAGAGCTCAGACCCTGGACTTCATGGAAGGACTTGGTTACACTGCGGGGACCCCCCCTTCGCCTTCCCATGCCTTGAATGTGACAGTCCCAGGGGCCCCTGCATGCTGGTGCGACACCATACAACTGTTTGGTAGCCACAAggtttgactttgtgtgtgtgtgtgtctgtctgtctgtctgtctgtgtagaACTGTGTGtgctgttatagtttttttgCAACACCCAGGTAGTCAAGAGCCCATGTAACACAatcataaacaaaatgtaaaccctGCAAAATGAACCATATTGACACACACCACTGAACACACTTGGACTTAGTACTGTGTATGTTTTAAACGGTGTTGGAGTTAAATCAATGAGATATAAGTAAGTTGACAACCTATCATCGGGATGTGTGGATAATCCTTTTTTTGGGGTCAAAACAGGATTAATTTAACAATCTTTGGTAGGGTTTCTACAGGTCCATGAAAATGTGAGGCGTACTGTTGGATCAGAGGCACAGTATCTTCCACAAATCAATGAATCTTTCATTCAATTGAAAAAACTTTCACTACACTGCTATTACAACAACCGAGTCTtcatgacatttaaataaaggaatGAGATACATGTAACAAGTTCActattggttgttttgtgttgtcagAATGTGTCttggaaaaagtaatacattattAACCTAAAGTAGAAGTGAATAGTCAATACTTTTGGCAcattagaaaatgtaatatCATACAATCATAAAGTAACTCACACTCAGTAATCCTCATTTGCACAGATTTATAACATTTATTAGcctaggtgtttttttttctgactggAAAAAACCCTCAGAGGAAATAACAGACCAATGATACAGTCTCCACATATTTGCTCTCAAAAAATTAATTACACACGTCCTGCTCAGCGAGTTTTCCTGTGAGGTAataagtgtgtgtttccttttccGATTTCCTTAGCTGTCCATGCAGGAGGTGATGAGTGGGGCGGCAGAGCTCGCAGAGGTGGGGTTTCCTGTTGCCGAGGTAACAGCTCACCACTGGGCAAAATTGGTGGCTGCTCTGAGAGATACTGGGAAGGAATTAAACGGAGACCTGCTGATTGATGGTCATGCGCCAAAATGTGGACAAGTTTTCAGAAACCCCAACCTGACCAAGACCCTAGAGGTAAATCCTtgaaactaaaacacacacaaaaacacatgggtGACGAGCGGAGCACTGGGacatttttctaaaattgtGTTACTTAGAACAGAAGGACACAGAACAATGTGGCACCCACAGGAAGAAACCGCTGTGCTGGTTCCTTGTCCTCTCAGgggtggttttctttttttaaatctcgtCTTCTACACGGGAAGACCTTGGATCAACCCAGGGGCATCATGGGTAATCAACCCTGAACCCTTAAGCGTGATAGACTCATTATGAGAGTAAAACAAGGAAGATAGAGGGAGGAATGCAGCTGGGGTGATAATAGGATTCCAATGATTCAAATGTGAGAGGAAAGGGTGGAGGGGAGGAAGGGAGTGACAGCAGGACAAGGAAGGGCAGCACGGAGATTGATCAAAAGAGAGGATGGatgggaaaagaagaaatgtgtaGATTAGGAGAGAAGTATAAATGAAGGTGGAGGggtaaaaacaaagacatttattgtaaaaatgtgagTATAGACATGGAAAGTAAATGTATAGCCAGAATACAATTAAAGAAATCCTTCAAATGGGTGGGTTTCCACAGTACTATGTGCATCACAAGTCAAACTGAGGTCAGCCCGACTGTTTTCCCTGGCCATCAAGTTCTCCATATGTTAATGCACTTTCTTGATCTTAATTAGTTTGTTCATTGGTTGttttaagatctttttttggggcaagaatattattttttggcctttattgataggacagctaaagaaatgaaaggggagtgagagggggaatgacatgcagcaaagggccacaggccggAGTCGAACCCTGGGCCCGATTTGGCGAGGagtaaatctctctctctctctctctctctctctctctctctctctctctctctctctctctctctctctctctctctatatatatatatatatatatatatatatatatgtgtgtgtgtgtgtgtgtatgtgcgcggACGGTTGGTCCATATCTCAACAACCACTGTGACTGGATGGATTGGGACGAAAACCCTTATGTGAATGTGCAAccatggttgtgtgtgtggacaaTGTAACATTTATGAAACCAAACTCATTCTGTAGTTTCCTGTCGGTGAAACTTTACTAGAATGATGGCAGCCCCCatttgtgtaggtgtgtgtgtttgtttgcatgcgTGTTGGCCATAAATCATGCACCGATGCTCTTCTGTATTACTACATAAAACACTCATTCTTTAGTAATTCAGTAATGCAGGAACACTGCTGACTACACCCTTGATAACtccctacacacatacacacacccctgATGAATGGTTTCCCTGGGATCATAGCGGTCATTCCTCAGCGATGACGGGGTATGTTACGTTCTTgttgaacaaaataaatcacacgttcacacacaccATCCTGTTCATTTGCCAACATCGATTCGACTTGTAAATAGTGCACAATTCACCCAAATATTTTCAAACTCTAGCCTCATGTGTGGCATAACATCATGCAAAAAAtacagcaatttaaaaaaagaaataagccCTCTTATATGATGAGTGATTAAACAGTTGATGGATTGACTTATTAACAGGAACTGGGTGAGTGCGGCAAACCAGCTTTCTACCAGGGCAGAGTGGCCGAAGCCATCGTCGATGTCATTAACCAAAATGGAGGAGTCATGACTCTGGATGACCTCAGCAGCCATGAAAGCGAGGTCTTCACCCCCATAAGCACAGACTACAAGGTGAGGTCAGCCCCTATTCTTGTCTGTATTTTGGTAACATGGTCAGCAGAAGGAATGACTCCATTGTGTGTTCAGGGCGTGCGTCTATGGGAGCCTCCTCCAAACAGCCAGGGATTGGCTGCCCTGCTGCTGCTCAACATCATGGAGAACTTCCCTCTCAAAGGTATTTACTGGCCTTATAATAAGATCAAATGTAGATATTAGTTTGGTGATGAGTCAAAATTCACTtcatggaaaaataaaacaatagcaTACTAACATATTACTCATATTAGTTCTGGTTTTATTTGCCTGGAATTAGATATTCTCCTCTTAAATCTCAGTTCTCATAACATTACAATGGAGTTAAATGGAATTATGTTTGTTGCTCAAAACATTGAAACATGACACTGCAGCAGTTTCTCTGCATAACCCATACAAGGTACTTACGTTTTCATAGGGACTATTTCTTTTGTAGAAAGTGATTTCAGTTAAAACTGTTCAAAGTCTGGATTATATAAAGCTGTTTAGATGCAGCTTCTTCTCTCACACTAGTGAAAGCTGATCGCTGGGAAGTGCAGTCATAACCAACACAGCAATTAGAGCTTAGGATAGAAGATGTGGCGACCTGTCCGTAGGGTACCCGGCCATGGTGTACCTGGCCTCTTACTCAAGGTCAGCTGGGAAAAACTCCAGCCTCTGGGACCCTTTCTTGGATACGGTAAAGATGGTGGATGGTTGGATGCTTCTTGTAGCTTGCCAGTTGACCTGTTGATGGGATGAGTCCCACAATGTCACATATCTTTAGATAGCAGTAGCAAATAGGGATGAcatgttgattttttaaattatacttGATTGAGTCCAATATGTGTTTGTCGGAAGTTGCTGTCATCCTTTCATGTACTTTTTTAAGAggacaaaaccaaaaaagtcaaacaaaaaactgaaatgtttgtGAAGCTTAGAATTTGAGTTGCACTAATCTGTTGTGTGTAGCTGCAGGCCACAATAGCTCTGACTACATCCATGTACTGGTGGAAGCTGTTCGCTTGGCACATATAGATGCCCTGTGTTACCTGGGCGATCCAGACCATGTTGCCATGCCTCTGGAAACCTTACTGGACAAGAGCTACAGTCACCAGCGAGCGCAGCACATCAGCAtggacaggtgtgtgtttgtgcatgtgcgcgcgtgcgtgtgtgtgcgtgcgtgcgtgtgtgtgtgtgttagtaccACAGTGTACCAGTCGTTCTCCGTTGACTTTAGataggactgtgtgtgtatgttttggcAACAGTATGTATTTATTGGTCAGAACGGTAAACTTTGAACTGTAGGCTTTAATCAGTTCTAAGACAAATGGACTATAAgtataaaacaacataataatactgcatcttcaaacacacaaacacatacacacacatacacacacatagacaacaTCATCTTTTGCCTTTAGTACTGTTTCATATTTTCTACTAACTTTAATGAACTTTTATTACTGAGGGTATTACCACACCAGGCAACATGAACaaatatagtatatacacaAATCCTACACCTTCCATTCGTTTTTAGTTCACCTCAACCGACTGATTCAGTCGACcttaaataacatttcaacTAAATCCTAATGTCTCTCATTTATGCAAATGGTCAAAAAAGTGTTGTCTTCACAGTCATTATGTTAACATGCACACAGTAACCCTGAGAGAAATCAAGGGAAAGCAGGAAATTACAgatcacatttacagtatatgcactTCAATAACCTGGTTACTGTAAAACCTGTGTTAACATGCGGCTGGCAATCACATTTCCCAGCCTACCATATTTTTATAGCAAGGCTGGCATATGGTTTATTAGTGGTATATGGCTGAAGAGCCTTTTTATTCTGGTCACAACATTAGGACCGACGGTCAGCTTAAGTGAGAAAGCACACAATTGTAAAGATGACCTAGCCACGGCTTCTAAATGTGTGAGGCAGTTTGGGCCTTGTAATAGTACTTAGGACCTTTATTTTCcaattaaatatatttgaaaacaaatatcaTAATCATATTCCTTTTGAAAACATTTCCGCATTTAGTAGTTTCCATGTTTGCCTcattatgtactgtactgttaaacattgttttactgAGAACTGGATGGCAAGACTGATACAATTGGATTTGTGTATGACAAAATATGTAGCTGGAGCTAGCAGATGAAAACCATAACAACTATAATggctttatgtgttttttttaattgatgtgGTGTTTTTAACTTTAGGACCATGGGAGGAGTCGAGCCTGGCTTAACAACCGGATGTGACACAGTCTATTTCTGTGTGATTGACAGTCAGGGCAATGCCTGCTCTTTTGTCAACAGCATATATGCCGGTTTTGGAACTGGGCTGGTTCCTAAGGGTTGTGGATTCTCACTCCAGGTCTGAGGGGTCAGATAAAGGATATGAGTTTTTTGTGCATTTGAGGTAACAATGGATAGGGGTTTTCATGAATTCCATTTTCCCGGTTACAGAATCGTGGTGCCGGCTTTTCTCTGCACCGTAACCACTTTAACTGTGTTGCTGGGGGAAAGCGGCCATATCACACCATAATACCCGCACTTGTCACTGACTCTGCAACCACATCACCAAAACCACGACTCCTTGCTGCACTGGGGGTGATGGGGGCTTTTATGCAACCTCAAGGACATGTCCAGGTAGGATCAAGAATAGACAGAGTTGGAGCATAAAGTGCAGAAATTTTGCTTTAAGATAAAGTATGAAAATGTACCTATAATGTCctgtctttaatttgtttttctatccATCTTGTTTTTGATCATTAACTTTTGATTTGTCCGTTTTTAAATAGGTTGTGATTGGTTATTTTATAGTCAGACAAGATTAGGCATTGGAAAAATTGTaattagaaaaacacaaatttttgTGTGCACCAGGCTAAGGGGACTTCATTACATCGTCAACATGACTTGAATATGCCTTGCTTTAATTATGATTCAGACTTATAATAAGTTTAATGTGTTAATAAGTTAATAACTGATGTTGCTCTTGTGTTTAGGTGTTGTTAAACATGTTGGAGTTTGGGATGAATCCTCAACAAGCTCTGGATGCACCAAGAGTCTACGTAGACTATGACCGCACAAGTATGCCCAGGCCcttccccaaaacacacacacacaaacacacacacacactcataaactGTAACTTAATTTATATACAGTTTTGTGAAAGTAGACAGTGTATGTGTCCTATGCTTATGAAATAGATATTCTGATGAAACGTTCTTTACTTCCAGCTGATCAGTGGTCGGTTAATCTGGAGGAGGGAGTCCGCCAGGAGGTAGCCGAGGAGCTGAGAAAACGGGGCCACAAAGTCAGCTGGCCTGTCACAGGTACCGTTTTTATTCATACAACTACTCTTGGCAGCGGCTGCATGGTATTTTATACATGACCAGTATGCAACCTTTGCAGAAAGTAGACCATTCTCCCATTCTCAGTTTCTTATTTGTCTCATTGATGAAGTATTTTATGATAAATAGGTGCTACATTTAGCCTACTCAAATGTTAATGTGTTACATTAATTGTTATATTGGTGTTTAGTAACCACCATAAACATGAACATGGCTGAAACAACTGGTAGTCTCTAATCAGTGGAATTAGACCGTGCTTCCCATAAACCCTGTTGCTTCCTGTTGAAAACAGGATCTTTTTATTTGTTCCTCTTCCCTACCCTGGTAACATTATGGGTGGGTTAGCTGTTGCTCTCTGGCTTTTCTGAAGAGTgtgatcatgttttttgtgataCTGCCATCAACCTTTGTTTCATTCTGGAAGAACCAGTAGCCACTTCA
This sequence is a window from Etheostoma cragini isolate CJK2018 chromosome 9, CSU_Ecrag_1.0, whole genome shotgun sequence. Protein-coding genes within it:
- the LOC117950130 gene encoding glutathione hydrolase-like YwrD proenzyme; the protein is METELPFSSRRSPVVCFHGCVASSQPLASSIGVDILKRGGNAADAAVAIAAALAVTEPFSTGPGGDAFCLFYSGETGEIRGINGSGRSPRAQTLDFMEGLGYTAGTPPSPSHALNVTVPGAPACWCDTIQLFGSHKLSMQEVMSGAAELAEVGFPVAEVTAHHWAKLVAALRDTGKELNGDLLIDGHAPKCGQVFRNPNLTKTLEELGECGKPAFYQGRVAEAIVDVINQNGGVMTLDDLSSHESEVFTPISTDYKGVRLWEPPPNSQGLAALLLLNIMENFPLKAAGHNSSDYIHVLVEAVRLAHIDALCYLGDPDHVAMPLETLLDKSYSHQRAQHISMDRTMGGVEPGLTTGCDTVYFCVIDSQGNACSFVNSIYAGFGTGLVPKGCGFSLQNRGAGFSLHRNHFNCVAGGKRPYHTIIPALVTDSATTSPKPRLLAALGVMGAFMQPQGHVQVLLNMLEFGMNPQQALDAPRVYVDYDRTTDQWSVNLEEGVRQEVAEELRKRGHKVSWPVTGHKRSQFGRGQIITVGDWWNPSVNQADCPCRVLWAGSDPRADGCAQGY